A region from the Haloarcula limicola genome encodes:
- a CDS encoding APC family permease: MSDGDLGLSASVAIALGGMIGGGIYAVLGVVAGITMAATWAAFLLAGVVAVCAGYSYNALNALSDQRGGSVTFVQCYVGNSTLAGMVGWTLLFGYVGSMAMYAFAFAEFSVALGLPGSVAGLPTRPAVSVLAVAAFVALNLLGARTTGVAENVLVGLKLAILLAFGVLGLVYALEYGGAPLEFGVGRLATVGPIVAAAVSFVAFQGWQLLFYDQASIEDPVETIRTAVYISIPVAVLVYVLVGVVTVNLAPEALESHPHVALKDAASTMMSPYGLASAGAVALSVSALFSTGSAINATLFSAAHFAKGMLTDDLLPDDIGDADADGAPGRTVLLLGVVTAAFSAVGSLGAITSFASLSFIVVFGAMSYLAFRQRDAGEVSPLPPAVGAAGSALFFPLMLFNLYEREPNTFYTVLVVAAAVVAVELLYFERGYLEREIEQIERSANR, encoded by the coding sequence ATGAGCGACGGCGATCTGGGTCTCTCAGCGTCGGTCGCGATAGCGCTCGGCGGGATGATCGGCGGCGGTATCTACGCGGTGCTTGGCGTCGTCGCCGGCATCACGATGGCGGCGACGTGGGCCGCGTTCCTGTTGGCCGGCGTCGTCGCCGTCTGCGCCGGCTACTCGTACAACGCCCTCAACGCGCTGAGCGACCAGCGCGGGGGATCGGTGACGTTCGTCCAGTGTTACGTCGGCAACTCGACGCTGGCGGGGATGGTCGGGTGGACGCTGCTCTTCGGCTACGTCGGGTCGATGGCGATGTACGCCTTCGCGTTCGCCGAGTTCTCCGTCGCGCTCGGGCTGCCGGGGTCGGTCGCCGGACTCCCGACGCGGCCGGCGGTCTCCGTCCTCGCCGTCGCCGCGTTCGTCGCGCTGAACCTGCTCGGGGCGCGGACGACCGGTGTCGCCGAGAACGTCCTCGTCGGCCTGAAACTCGCCATTCTCCTCGCGTTCGGCGTCCTCGGGCTGGTGTACGCCCTCGAGTACGGCGGCGCGCCGCTGGAGTTCGGGGTCGGACGGCTCGCGACGGTCGGCCCGATCGTCGCGGCGGCCGTCTCCTTCGTCGCGTTCCAGGGCTGGCAGCTGCTGTTCTACGACCAGGCGAGCATCGAGGACCCGGTCGAGACCATCCGGACGGCGGTGTACATCTCCATCCCGGTGGCCGTACTCGTCTACGTCCTCGTCGGCGTCGTCACGGTCAACCTCGCGCCGGAGGCGCTCGAGAGCCACCCGCACGTCGCGCTGAAAGACGCCGCCTCGACGATGATGTCGCCGTACGGACTGGCGTCGGCGGGCGCGGTCGCGCTCTCGGTGTCGGCGCTGTTCTCCACGGGGAGCGCCATCAACGCGACGCTGTTCTCCGCGGCCCACTTCGCCAAGGGGATGCTCACCGACGATCTGCTTCCCGACGACATCGGCGACGCCGACGCCGACGGCGCGCCGGGGCGGACCGTCCTCCTCCTCGGCGTCGTCACCGCGGCCTTCTCGGCCGTGGGCAGCCTCGGCGCGATCACGTCTTTCGCCTCGCTCTCGTTCATCGTCGTCTTCGGCGCGATGAGCTATCTCGCCTTCCGTCAGCGGGACGCGGGCGAGGTGTCCCCGCTCCCGCCGGCGGTCGGCGCCGCGGGCTCGGCGCTGTTCTTCCCGCTGATGCTGTTCAACCTCTACGAGCGGGAGCCGAACACGTTCTACACGGTGCTGGTCGTCGCCGCCGCGGTCGTCGCCGTCGAACTGCTCTACTTCGAGCGGGGGTATCTGGAACGCGAAATCGAGCAGATAGAGCGGAGCGCGAACCGGTGA
- a CDS encoding YkgJ family cysteine cluster protein: MDSLESELERARDLDTSALADAIETIGFECTRCGACCKAGETACGEEDEEADDAARESDAADPEPHTATVFPDEIRRLQDAGDYDFRDVARPMPYGIEETPDGPRGETFEWALQTDGCGDCTFYAEDDGVGACTVHEDRPLICRTYPFSVGLGGTSQPMGEAVDEEGMVRAHECEGLGRDISRADAEELAAALKERAVRELEEAIGVRENYRPTERDGVVVHDSEGQKRPDGTPIDRE; encoded by the coding sequence ATGGACTCGCTCGAATCCGAACTCGAACGCGCCCGCGACCTCGATACGTCGGCGCTGGCCGACGCCATCGAGACGATCGGGTTCGAGTGCACCCGCTGTGGAGCCTGCTGTAAGGCCGGGGAGACGGCCTGCGGCGAAGAGGACGAGGAGGCCGACGACGCTGCCCGCGAATCCGACGCCGCCGACCCCGAGCCCCACACCGCGACGGTGTTCCCCGACGAGATACGCCGACTGCAGGACGCGGGCGACTACGACTTCCGCGACGTGGCCCGGCCGATGCCTTACGGCATCGAGGAGACGCCGGACGGTCCGCGGGGCGAGACCTTCGAGTGGGCGCTCCAGACCGACGGTTGCGGCGACTGCACGTTCTACGCCGAGGACGACGGCGTCGGCGCGTGTACGGTTCACGAGGACCGCCCGCTCATCTGTCGGACCTACCCATTCAGCGTCGGATTGGGCGGGACCAGCCAGCCGATGGGCGAGGCGGTGGACGAGGAGGGGATGGTCCGCGCCCACGAGTGCGAGGGTCTCGGACGAGATATCTCGCGGGCGGACGCCGAGGAACTCGCCGCGGCGCTCAAAGAGCGGGCGGTTCGCGAGCTCGAAGAGGCCATCGGCGTCCGCGAGAACTACCGACCGACGGAGCGCGACGGCGTCGTCGTCCACGACTCGGAGGGGCAGAAACGCCCCGACGGGACGCCGATAGACCGAGAGTGA
- a CDS encoding SAM hydrolase/SAM-dependent halogenase family protein, with the protein MITLSSDFGSPYPAAMKGVICRESDARIEDVAHDFPRQDVRAAAFWLTQTLPHFPPAVHCVVVDPGVGTDRAALVVRAGDHALVGPDNGVLAPVARQLADGDGFEAFEWIYDDPASTTFHGRDVFAPAAATVHDAGVDSVEGLSQTVPADEWVDLRFPDPTLRADGATGEVLVVDGFGNVITNVPGETLDGAFGETVAVGGERVPVRRAYAAVDPGDRLVTVGSHGNVELAVNQGRGDEAFGLETGATVELTR; encoded by the coding sequence ATGATAACGCTCAGCTCCGACTTCGGGTCGCCCTACCCCGCGGCGATGAAGGGGGTCATCTGCCGGGAGAGCGACGCGCGAATCGAGGACGTCGCCCACGACTTCCCGCGACAGGACGTCCGCGCGGCGGCGTTCTGGCTGACCCAGACGCTTCCGCACTTTCCCCCGGCGGTCCACTGCGTGGTCGTGGACCCCGGCGTCGGCACCGACCGCGCCGCGCTGGTCGTCCGGGCGGGCGACCACGCGCTCGTCGGCCCGGACAACGGCGTTCTCGCGCCGGTCGCCCGCCAACTGGCCGACGGCGACGGCTTCGAGGCGTTCGAGTGGATCTACGACGACCCGGCGAGTACGACGTTTCACGGCCGTGACGTGTTCGCGCCCGCCGCTGCGACCGTCCACGATGCCGGCGTCGATTCGGTCGAGGGGCTCTCTCAGACTGTCCCTGCCGACGAGTGGGTGGACCTCCGATTCCCGGACCCGACGCTCCGAGCGGACGGCGCGACGGGCGAAGTGCTCGTCGTCGACGGTTTCGGGAACGTCATCACGAACGTTCCGGGCGAGACGCTCGACGGGGCGTTCGGAGAGACGGTCGCCGTCGGCGGCGAGCGGGTCCCGGTTCGGCGGGCCTACGCCGCCGTGGACCCGGGCGACCGACTCGTCACCGTCGGCAGTCACGGCAACGTCGAACTCGCGGTGAATCAGGGCCGGGGTGACGAGGCGTTCGGCCTCGAAACGGGCGCGACGGTCGAGCTGACGCGATAA
- a CDS encoding MBL fold metallo-hydrolase, which produces MPLTRVDLEVATRAPTGRTAAYLSDGPEALLIDPAARTDALDAAVADAPVGHVAVTHHHPDHVGAVAHYARETGATVWARRGRAADFEDAAGVAPDRTFAEGTTIPAGDGVTVLDLPGHAPEHVGFETAAGVVSGDTAVAEGSVVVGAPEGDMRAYVTSLRRLHARDPPRLYPGHGPTITDPRATCARLLTHRLDRERRVRAAVAGGASTLDDVLDAAYEKDLTGVRDLARATVAAHLEKLAVEGALRWDGERATPTSGD; this is translated from the coding sequence ATGCCGTTGACACGGGTAGACCTCGAAGTGGCGACGCGCGCCCCGACCGGCCGGACGGCCGCGTATCTGAGCGACGGGCCGGAGGCGCTGCTGATAGACCCCGCGGCCCGAACCGACGCGTTGGACGCCGCCGTCGCCGACGCCCCGGTCGGCCACGTCGCCGTGACGCACCATCACCCCGATCACGTCGGAGCGGTGGCTCACTACGCCCGCGAGACGGGCGCGACGGTCTGGGCGCGGCGCGGCCGTGCGGCCGACTTCGAGGACGCCGCCGGCGTCGCGCCCGACCGGACCTTCGCCGAGGGAACGACGATTCCGGCGGGCGACGGCGTCACCGTCCTCGACCTGCCCGGCCACGCGCCCGAACACGTCGGCTTCGAGACGGCCGCGGGCGTCGTCAGCGGTGACACGGCCGTCGCCGAGGGGAGCGTCGTCGTCGGCGCGCCGGAAGGCGATATGCGGGCGTACGTGACCTCGCTCCGTCGCCTCCACGCTCGGGACCCGCCCCGGCTCTACCCCGGCCACGGACCGACCATCACTGACCCGCGTGCGACGTGTGCGCGACTCCTCACCCACCGCCTCGACCGCGAGCGACGGGTCCGCGCGGCCGTCGCCGGCGGGGCGTCGACGCTCGACGACGTGCTCGACGCCGCCTACGAGAAGGACCTGACCGGCGTCCGCGACCTCGCGCGGGCGACGGTCGCGGCGCATTTAGAGAAGTTGGCCGTCGAGGGCGCGCTCCGCTGGGACGGCGAGCGAGCAACGCCGACGAGCGGCGACTGA
- a CDS encoding class I SAM-dependent methyltransferase, which yields MKGQEWYQADTVAEEYESKRFSRGGRLIDRREKQAVLDAIGPVDEKKVLEVACGTGRFTVMLAERGADITGLDISGPMLQQGREKARAADVDDHVEFMRGDAARLPFPDNHFDTVLAMRFFHLADTPAAFLAEMRRVAKEQVFFDTFNRFSTRSLYNWALPMGSRLYSRWEIDRLLDGAGLELAEEDHDWVLPYGFYRKMPNELAASIRSIDTAIGGTPLGDKLASVSYWNTHV from the coding sequence GTGAAAGGGCAGGAGTGGTACCAGGCCGACACGGTGGCCGAAGAGTACGAGTCCAAGCGCTTCTCCCGCGGCGGGCGGCTCATCGACCGCCGGGAGAAGCAGGCGGTGCTCGATGCCATCGGACCGGTCGACGAGAAGAAGGTCCTCGAAGTCGCCTGCGGGACCGGCCGGTTCACCGTGATGCTCGCCGAGCGCGGGGCCGACATCACCGGGCTGGACATCTCCGGGCCGATGCTCCAGCAGGGCCGCGAGAAGGCCCGGGCCGCCGACGTCGACGACCACGTCGAGTTCATGCGCGGCGACGCCGCGCGACTCCCGTTCCCCGACAATCACTTCGATACCGTGTTGGCGATGCGGTTCTTCCACCTCGCCGACACGCCCGCCGCCTTCTTAGCGGAGATGCGCCGGGTCGCCAAGGAGCAGGTCTTCTTCGATACGTTCAACCGGTTCTCGACGCGCTCGCTGTACAACTGGGCGCTCCCGATGGGCTCTCGGCTCTACTCCCGGTGGGAGATCGACCGGCTGCTGGACGGCGCAGGGCTCGAACTCGCCGAGGAGGACCACGACTGGGTACTCCCCTACGGCTTCTACCGGAAGATGCCCAACGAACTGGCCGCTTCCATCCGCTCGATCGACACGGCCATCGGCGGGACGCCGCTCGGCGACAAACTGGCCTCCGTCTCCTACTGGAACACGCACGTTTGA
- a CDS encoding nicotinamide-nucleotide adenylyltransferase, which produces MRGFYIGRFQPYHEGHHAMVERIAEEVDELVLGIGSADDSHTTHDPFTAGERIMMLTKAVDEFDLRTYVVPLEDINRNAVWVSHVESMCPDFGVAYSNNPLVVRLFEESGIEVRQSPMFERDRLEGSEIRERMIRDESWRDRVPDPVVETIEEINGVKRLQHVSDSDSLERYTAEDESVDDPSIGDER; this is translated from the coding sequence ATGCGCGGGTTCTACATCGGCCGGTTCCAGCCCTATCACGAGGGACACCACGCGATGGTCGAACGCATCGCCGAGGAAGTCGACGAGCTGGTGCTCGGGATCGGCAGCGCCGACGACTCACACACGACTCACGACCCCTTCACCGCGGGCGAACGCATCATGATGTTGACCAAGGCCGTCGACGAGTTCGATCTGCGGACCTACGTCGTTCCGCTGGAAGACATCAACCGCAACGCCGTCTGGGTGAGCCACGTCGAGAGCATGTGCCCGGATTTCGGCGTGGCGTACTCGAACAATCCGCTCGTCGTTCGCCTCTTCGAGGAGAGCGGCATCGAAGTCCGGCAGTCGCCGATGTTCGAACGGGACCGACTGGAGGGCAGCGAGATACGCGAGCGGATGATACGCGACGAGTCCTGGCGCGACCGCGTCCCCGACCCCGTCGTGGAGACGATCGAGGAGATAAACGGCGTCAAGCGATTGCAACACGTCTCCGACTCGGACTCGCTGGAACGGTACACGGCCGAAGACGAGTCGGTGGACGACCCCTCCATCGGCGACGAGAGATGA
- a CDS encoding glycosyltransferase family 2 protein: MELSVVVPTLNGREELSACLDALAEEVPDAETIVVNGPSADGTTGMVRDREDVDVLVEIADRSVNVARNAGLDRATGELVALVSQGLSVESGWAAAVREGLAAGDVVSGPTHEQLTAGMTTEPEESRTIAGRDVTYFNPGNVAFRKSVLDALDGFDEYLDIGGSRDVAHRLAAQDFAVDWNTGMCVSRKFEADGGIRETDWSWKYRSLSYRLVKNYGARPTVLRRLSSHASRDSVDALKDVVRGETAPSQWLGTGRDVLGGLSLGTKDGLLARYRDRSERRNPNGRSMRADRAVTVYDRR; encoded by the coding sequence ATGGAGCTATCGGTGGTGGTCCCGACGCTGAACGGCCGCGAGGAGCTATCGGCCTGTCTGGACGCACTCGCCGAGGAGGTGCCCGACGCGGAGACCATCGTGGTCAACGGCCCGTCGGCCGACGGGACGACCGGGATGGTCCGGGACCGAGAAGACGTCGACGTCCTGGTCGAGATCGCCGACCGCTCGGTCAACGTCGCCCGCAACGCGGGGCTGGACCGGGCGACCGGCGAACTGGTAGCGCTGGTGAGCCAGGGGCTCTCGGTCGAATCGGGCTGGGCGGCGGCGGTCCGAGAGGGACTGGCGGCCGGCGACGTCGTCTCCGGACCGACTCACGAGCAGTTGACCGCCGGGATGACGACCGAACCCGAGGAGTCGAGGACCATCGCCGGGCGCGACGTGACGTACTTCAACCCCGGCAACGTCGCCTTCCGGAAGTCCGTGCTCGACGCGCTGGACGGCTTCGACGAGTACCTGGACATCGGCGGCTCCCGCGACGTTGCGCACCGCCTCGCGGCGCAGGACTTCGCCGTCGACTGGAACACGGGGATGTGCGTCAGCCGGAAGTTCGAGGCCGACGGCGGTATCCGCGAGACCGACTGGTCGTGGAAGTACCGCTCGCTCTCCTACCGACTGGTGAAGAACTACGGCGCGCGACCGACCGTCCTGCGCCGCCTCTCCAGTCACGCGAGCCGGGACTCCGTCGACGCGCTGAAAGACGTCGTCCGCGGCGAGACGGCCCCCTCGCAGTGGCTCGGGACGGGCCGGGACGTTCTCGGCGGGCTGAGTCTCGGGACTAAAGACGGACTGCTCGCTCGCTATCGCGACCGGAGCGAGCGGCGCAACCCCAACGGTCGGTCGATGCGGGCGGACCGCGCGGTGACGGTCTACGACCGGCGCTGA
- the lonB gene encoding ATP-dependent protease LonB — translation MSDNTDTDAASDPDRGGADADEQEQASDPTVDEPTNGDAPAAGDEASSDTTLGSDVEVEGEFVEEEEETLLGGLDIDSTAEIEVPERLVDQVIGQDHARDVIKKAAKQRRHVMMIGSPGTGKSMLAKAMSQLLPREELQDVLVYHNPDDGNEPKVRTVPGGKGEQIVEAHKEEARKRNQMRTFLMWIIIAIVIGYALIIQGSVLLGILAAGVIYLAFRYGSRGSDAMIPNLLVNNASQKTAPFEDATGAHAGALLGDVRHDPFQSGGMETPSHDRVEPGAIHKANKGVLFVDEINTLDIRSQQKLMTAIQEGEFSITGQSERSSGAMVQTEPVPTDFIMIAAGNLDAMENMHPALRSRIKGYGYEVYMDDTIEDDPEMRRKYTRFIAQEVENDGRLPHFTEGAIEEIILEARRRAGRKGHLTLKLRDLGGLVRVAGDIARAEDSEFTERADVLQAKRRSRSIEQQLADNYIERRKDYELTVNAGDVIGRVNGLAVMGEDSGIVLPVMAEVAPSQGPGQVIATGQLQEMAEEAVQNVSAIIKKFSDEDISEKDVHIQFVQAGEGGVDGDSASITVATAVISALENVPVEQNIAMTGSLSVRGDVLPVGGVTHKIEAAAKSGLDTVIIPEANTQDVMIEEEYEDMIEIVPVSHISEVLEVALSGEPEKDSLVDRLKSITGKALDHEVGRQGSSSPSPQ, via the coding sequence ATGAGCGACAACACCGACACAGACGCGGCTTCAGACCCCGACCGCGGGGGTGCCGACGCCGACGAGCAGGAACAGGCATCGGACCCGACGGTCGACGAGCCAACGAACGGCGACGCGCCGGCGGCCGGTGACGAAGCTTCGTCGGATACGACACTCGGCAGCGACGTCGAAGTCGAGGGCGAGTTCGTCGAGGAGGAGGAGGAGACCCTCCTCGGCGGTCTCGACATCGATTCGACCGCGGAGATAGAGGTGCCCGAACGCCTCGTCGATCAGGTCATCGGGCAGGACCACGCCCGCGACGTCATCAAGAAGGCGGCCAAACAGCGCCGCCACGTGATGATGATCGGTTCCCCCGGGACGGGGAAGTCGATGCTGGCGAAAGCGATGAGTCAGCTGCTCCCGCGCGAGGAACTGCAGGACGTCCTCGTCTATCACAACCCCGACGACGGTAACGAACCGAAGGTTCGCACCGTTCCCGGCGGGAAGGGCGAACAGATCGTCGAGGCCCACAAGGAGGAGGCCCGGAAGCGAAACCAGATGCGGACCTTCCTGATGTGGATCATCATCGCCATCGTCATCGGCTACGCGCTGATCATCCAGGGATCGGTCCTGCTCGGTATCCTCGCGGCCGGTGTCATCTATCTCGCCTTCCGCTACGGCTCTCGCGGCAGCGACGCGATGATCCCGAACCTGCTGGTCAACAACGCCAGCCAGAAGACCGCGCCGTTCGAGGACGCGACCGGTGCCCACGCCGGTGCGCTGCTGGGCGACGTCCGCCACGACCCGTTCCAGTCCGGCGGCATGGAGACGCCCAGCCACGACCGCGTCGAACCCGGCGCGATCCACAAGGCCAACAAGGGCGTGCTGTTCGTCGACGAGATCAACACGCTCGACATCCGCAGCCAGCAGAAGCTGATGACGGCCATCCAGGAGGGCGAGTTCTCCATCACGGGCCAGTCCGAGCGCTCCTCGGGCGCGATGGTCCAGACCGAGCCCGTCCCGACGGACTTCATCATGATCGCGGCGGGGAACTTAGACGCGATGGAGAACATGCACCCCGCGCTGCGCTCCCGTATCAAGGGGTACGGCTACGAGGTGTACATGGACGACACCATCGAGGACGACCCCGAGATGCGCCGGAAGTACACCCGGTTCATCGCACAGGAGGTCGAGAACGACGGCCGACTGCCCCACTTCACCGAGGGGGCCATCGAGGAGATCATCCTCGAAGCCCGCCGCCGCGCGGGCCGGAAGGGCCACCTCACCCTGAAGCTCCGTGACCTCGGCGGGCTCGTTCGCGTCGCGGGGGACATCGCCCGCGCCGAGGACAGCGAGTTCACCGAACGCGCCGACGTGTTGCAGGCAAAGCGGCGCTCGCGCTCCATCGAGCAACAGCTCGCGGACAACTACATCGAACGGCGCAAGGACTACGAGCTCACCGTCAACGCCGGCGACGTGATCGGCCGCGTCAACGGCCTGGCGGTCATGGGCGAGGACAGCGGGATCGTCCTCCCGGTGATGGCGGAAGTCGCGCCCTCGCAGGGGCCCGGACAGGTCATCGCCACCGGGCAGCTCCAGGAGATGGCCGAAGAGGCGGTCCAGAACGTCTCGGCCATCATCAAGAAGTTCAGCGACGAGGACATCTCCGAGAAGGACGTCCACATCCAGTTCGTCCAGGCCGGCGAGGGCGGCGTCGACGGCGACTCCGCCTCGATCACCGTCGCGACCGCCGTCATCTCGGCGCTGGAGAACGTCCCCGTCGAGCAGAACATCGCCATGACCGGCTCGCTCTCCGTGCGCGGAGACGTGCTCCCGGTCGGCGGCGTCACCCACAAGATCGAGGCCGCCGCGAAGTCCGGTCTCGACACGGTCATCATCCCGGAAGCCAACACGCAGGACGTGATGATCGAGGAGGAGTACGAGGACATGATCGAGATCGTCCCCGTCTCGCACATCTCCGAAGTGCTGGAAGTCGCGCTGTCGGGCGAGCCCGAGAAGGACTCGCTGGTCGACCGCCTGAAGTCCATCACGGGCAAGGCGCTCGACCACGAGGTCGGCCGACAGGGAAGCAGCAGTCCCAGTCCGCAGTAG
- the thsA gene encoding thermosome subunit alpha, translating into MGGQPLFILDEDAQRTQGKDAQSSNISAGKAVSESVRTTLGPRGMDKMLVSDDGDVVITNDGATILSEMDIEHPAAQMIVEVAQTQEDEVGDGTTTASVLAGELLAKAEDLLDDDVHPTTIVEGYHTASQLAQESIEDSGLDVDLSDDTLVEVAESAMTGKGTGDVDAERLAEVVVEAVRHARTDDGVIRDNIEVHTQTGAATSATELVEGVIIDDTPVHDNMARSVEDASIAVLDAELDVRESNVDAEYNVTNVDQLNAALDAEEEELQGYAQAVVDSGADVVFVTEDIADRVASQLAKAGVLAVESVSSSTAKDIVETTGAKRLGSVEALSEDALGHADSIGVEKHGDDEVTFIQGGEAAEAVTVFARGSTDHVVDEIERALNDALDVVVAALDAGGVVPGAGATEIAIADHIRSQAASIEGRKQLAVEAFADAVDVLPRTLAENTGLDAIDALVDLRAEHESEGIAGVISEGQTGVVGDPVEYGILDPKAVKREAIDSATEAATMIVRIDDVISSS; encoded by the coding sequence ATGGGCGGCCAGCCCCTCTTCATTCTCGACGAGGACGCCCAGCGCACACAAGGGAAGGACGCACAGTCGTCGAACATCTCCGCCGGGAAGGCCGTCAGCGAGTCCGTACGCACCACGCTCGGTCCGCGCGGCATGGACAAGATGCTCGTCTCCGACGACGGCGACGTCGTCATCACGAACGACGGCGCGACCATCCTCTCGGAGATGGACATCGAGCACCCGGCGGCGCAGATGATCGTCGAAGTCGCGCAGACGCAGGAGGACGAGGTCGGCGACGGGACCACGACCGCGTCCGTCCTGGCCGGCGAACTGCTCGCGAAGGCCGAGGACCTCCTCGATGACGACGTCCACCCGACGACCATCGTCGAGGGGTACCACACGGCCTCCCAGCTCGCCCAGGAGTCCATCGAGGACTCCGGTCTGGACGTAGACCTCTCCGACGACACGCTCGTCGAGGTCGCCGAGTCCGCGATGACCGGGAAGGGAACCGGCGACGTGGACGCCGAGCGACTCGCCGAGGTCGTCGTCGAGGCGGTCCGCCACGCCCGGACCGACGACGGCGTGATCCGGGACAACATCGAGGTCCACACCCAGACCGGCGCGGCGACCTCCGCGACGGAACTTGTCGAGGGCGTCATCATCGACGACACGCCCGTTCACGACAACATGGCCCGATCGGTCGAGGACGCGTCCATCGCCGTCCTCGACGCCGAGCTCGACGTCCGCGAGAGCAACGTCGACGCCGAGTACAACGTCACCAACGTCGACCAGCTCAACGCCGCGCTCGACGCCGAGGAGGAGGAGCTTCAGGGCTACGCACAGGCGGTCGTCGACTCCGGAGCCGACGTGGTGTTCGTGACCGAAGACATCGCGGACCGCGTCGCCTCCCAGCTCGCCAAGGCGGGCGTCCTCGCCGTCGAGAGCGTCAGCTCCTCGACCGCGAAGGACATCGTCGAGACGACCGGCGCGAAGCGCCTCGGCTCCGTCGAGGCCCTCTCGGAGGACGCACTCGGACACGCCGACAGCATCGGCGTCGAGAAGCACGGCGACGACGAGGTCACCTTCATCCAGGGCGGCGAGGCCGCCGAGGCCGTCACCGTCTTCGCCCGCGGCTCGACCGACCACGTCGTCGACGAGATCGAGCGCGCGCTCAACGACGCGCTCGACGTCGTCGTCGCCGCGCTCGACGCGGGCGGCGTCGTCCCCGGTGCCGGCGCGACCGAGATCGCCATCGCGGACCACATCCGCTCGCAGGCGGCGTCCATCGAGGGCCGCAAGCAGCTCGCCGTCGAGGCGTTCGCCGACGCCGTCGACGTCCTGCCTCGCACGCTCGCGGAGAACACGGGACTGGACGCCATCGACGCGCTGGTCGACCTGCGAGCCGAACACGAGAGCGAGGGCATCGCCGGCGTCATCAGCGAGGGCCAGACGGGCGTCGTCGGCGACCCCGTCGAGTACGGCATCCTCGACCCCAAGGCGGTCAAGCGCGAGGCCATCGACTCGGCGACGGAGGCGGCGACGATGATCGTCCGCATCGACGACGTCATCTCCTCGTCGTAA
- a CDS encoding amidohydrolase family protein, translated as MLELEHGFRIVDVHTRIEPDEQRRARPGLGDPEQLEREMHQAGVVRAVAYPGSREGSYLKANNAVARMSVGRPLVAFARINGARDAGSGAGSKLRNLRSQRGDDHASPDDVEQYAYDDRFFGFKLHPPKDGLPDEEVLSRLADVGLPVLVHGGESFAPEAVARELLGYEFPVVLAHFGAHPLRADLMNEAIDLLGSHDGLYLDTSVVRYREPLERAIMEHPDRVLFGSGAPHAHPNVAVMEILTLDVPEDAMKKVFSNNPVRVVEGLAP; from the coding sequence ATGCTGGAGTTGGAACACGGGTTCCGGATCGTCGACGTGCACACCCGGATCGAACCGGACGAACAGCGCCGGGCCCGCCCGGGACTCGGCGATCCGGAGCAGCTCGAACGGGAGATGCATCAGGCCGGAGTCGTCCGCGCCGTCGCGTATCCCGGTTCGCGCGAGGGGTCGTATCTGAAGGCCAACAACGCCGTGGCCCGGATGTCCGTCGGTCGACCGCTGGTCGCCTTCGCCCGGATCAACGGCGCGCGCGACGCCGGGAGCGGGGCGGGGTCGAAGCTCCGAAACCTCCGGAGCCAGCGCGGTGACGACCACGCCTCGCCCGACGACGTCGAGCAGTACGCCTACGACGACCGCTTCTTCGGCTTCAAGCTCCACCCGCCGAAAGACGGTCTCCCCGACGAGGAGGTGCTCTCTCGGCTGGCCGACGTCGGCTTGCCGGTCCTCGTCCACGGCGGCGAGTCGTTCGCGCCCGAGGCCGTCGCGAGGGAGCTGCTCGGCTACGAGTTCCCCGTCGTTCTCGCTCACTTCGGCGCACACCCCCTCCGCGCGGACCTGATGAACGAGGCGATCGACCTCCTCGGGAGCCACGACGGCCTCTATCTGGACACGAGCGTCGTCCGCTACCGCGAACCGCTCGAACGGGCAATCATGGAACACCCCGACCGCGTCCTCTTCGGCAGCGGCGCACCGCACGCCCACCCGAACGTCGCGGTGATGGAGATTCTCACCCTCGACGTCCCCGAGGACGCGATGAAGAAAGTGTTCTCGAACAACCCCGTCCGCGTCGTCGAGGGGCTCGCACCCTGA
- a CDS encoding MarR family transcriptional regulator gives MSTTTTEDVTLTPFSENEEFRERLRELPPSAKLVAKVLEDDAPLSQGQLAESSLLPDRTVRYALNRLEESELVESRYSFTDARKQVYFLSA, from the coding sequence ATGAGCACGACGACGACCGAAGATGTGACCCTGACGCCCTTCTCGGAGAACGAAGAGTTCCGCGAGCGCCTCCGCGAGCTCCCGCCGAGCGCGAAGCTCGTGGCGAAGGTACTGGAGGACGACGCGCCCCTCTCGCAGGGCCAGCTCGCGGAGTCCTCGCTCCTGCCCGACCGCACGGTGCGCTACGCGCTGAACAGGCTAGAGGAGTCGGAGCTCGTCGAGTCCCGGTACAGTTTCACCGACGCGCGAAAGCAGGTCTACTTCCTCAGCGCGTAA